AGCCCAAGGATGCCGTCCAGCCGGTCATAAATATCGCCGTAATCGAGGCTTTCCTCGAAATCTCCGGCATAGGGCTGGTAAGCGCCCGAATAGCCCTCCCGCACACCGTGGTACACATCATCGTAATTCTCCACCACGGTGGAGATGACAGCGGCCTGCACCGCATCCCGAACACCCTGCGCTATGATCATCAGCCGAAAATATTCAGAAATGCCGGTGAAGATGATGACCAGCGACAGGGTGATCGCAATAATCAGCGGAAAGCCCGCGCCACCTTTTCCCCGTAGGATTTGCTTGATTTTATCCATCATTTCCAATAAACCTCGCTCTTTCCCGCCGCGTCTGCTCTCAGCGTAATGGGGAACGATCCGAAGCCGCCGAACAGCCCGATGTTGGTCTGGTAGGTGACCGTTACCGTGACTTCCTCATTGAGCTGGATTCTGCCGGTTTCAGACCATTCCACGCTGGGGGAAAGCCCGGTCTTTTCCCGCAGAAGCTGCTCACGGAGGCTGGTTTCACCGCCCACCTGTCCGGCAATTTCGGCCTCCCGGATGAGCTCAGTGGCGAAGGTGTCCAGCTGCTGCTTTTGGATGTAGACGGGAAACACCTTCACAGCAAGGGCAATGACCAGCATGGCACACAGCACCAGCACGGCCACGTCAATGTAGCCCTCTCCGCGCTTGTTTCTCAGAATTTTCAGCACATGGTCACCCCCTGCTCAAAGGGTCCCTGTTCCTGCCACGGTTCCGGGTTGTGGTCACTTAACACACGCCATGCGCTCTTGCTGAAATCGGCGGTGCAGATTTCCTGCTCCAGCAGTTCCTCCGCAGGGACATCTCTGGCAAATTCAGAGCTACCGGGATTGCCTTTCACACTCTGGCCGGAGAGCAGAAGCTGTGCGGTTTCCGGCGTCAGGTACACATACCCGCCGGGCGTCATCATGTCAAATGACGCGTCCGGGTGCGCTTCAATAAATTCCCGCACGGTGATTCTCACTTCCTCCGCGGAAACAGGCGCATATTCCGGGTCAAGGGCATACTCTGGTTCCGATTCGCCCTTATCCCACAGCGTCCAAAGGGCATGGGTGAGTTCCTCGCTGAAATCAACATTCTGTTCGGATATCCACTGATCCGCTACCACCTCCAGCGGGTTTTCAAAGCGGAGCAGATACTCCATATATTCAGCGGAATAGCTGCCGCCGGATAATTCTCCGTACACAAACTTCACAGCGGAAATTTCACTTGCCAGCTCCCCCAGCTCGGAGGCCGGTTTCTGCCGCCATTCCTTTTGATACTGCGCCATACCGCAGTCCAGCTTTTTGCGCAGAAGCGTCATCATTTCCTGTTCTGTCATCTGGCTTACACCTCCCTTAGAACATCCCTCCGAGGGATGTGATGATTTCATAGATAATAATTGCCATGTAGGTCATAAGAAAGCACATGAGCATGGCAAAGGAAAACACCCGGATTTTGGGCGGTATTTTCATAGCCTGCGCTTTCAGCCGCTGAAGCTCCAGCTGCTTCATGTCGTGGGAAAGCATTTGGAAATAGACCGCATTGTCATCTCCCCGCAGTACGCCGATCAGCCCTCTGGTAATATCCGAGAGCATGGGCGAATTGAACCTTGCCTCAAAGCGAGTTAGCGCCGCCTCATAGCTGGAGGAGCGCATATCCGCCGTGAGGATGTCAAGCTCCGCCGCAAAGTCCTCGCCTGCGTTTTTCTTGAAATTTTCCAGCATAGACAGCACATCCCGGCTGGCTTTCAGCTCCTGGGTGACGGTTGCAACGAAACGGGGCAGCTCCTGTTCGATTTTCCCGCGCTTGGCCGCCAGTGCCTCATCCGCCTTGCGGATTTCCTTGAAATAGACCAGGATAGAGGCAAACAGCACAATGGGCGCCAGTAGCGGCAGGACAATCAGGCAGGGAATGATGCACAGCCCGATGGCCGCCGCCTTGACGATTGCCGTTGCCGTGAACAGCTCCGGCGAGTCGGAAAGCCCCGCCGCAGACAGCACATTTACCATCCGGCTTTTCTTGTATTCGTCCATACGGATATACCGGGAAAGCCGGACGGCGGCATTTCTGAGCAGGGCATCGGTGGTTTTGGGTTTGGCCTTTGCCTGCTTTCCTGCCGACAGCATCGCCTTTTGCGTGGCGAGGGTAGGCAGATGTAAGAGATCGGCGGCAATGAAAAAGAGTCCCGCCGATAGGAGGACTCCGAATAAAAACAGATAGATTGTCATGGGTTCCTCCTTATCTTCGATATTCGATGGGCTGGGTGAGCTTAATCACAAATGCCGTGGAAACGAAAATCACGGCGGCGCAGATCGCCAGCACCACCTGTCCCAGCGGGGTGTGCATCAGCGTATGGTACCAGTCCTGATTCAAAAAATACAGCAGCGGAATATTCCCGATGACGAGAATCACCATAACGATGAATTCTTTTCTCGGCTCAAATACCATGTTTTCCAGCTCGCCGTTGACTACCCGCATATCACTGAGCTTGCTGACAATGGGCGTCAGGGTGGTTTTCAGGCTGCGGTCGTGCTGGCAGGCAATGAGGGCGTCGCACCACTCATGGAACACTGCGTTGTCGATGCTCTCTTTCACGTCATGGAGCGCCGCCGTCACATCGGGGTCGACCAGCCGCACACGGGACACAAAGCCCTGAAATACCGACAGCACGGGCGGGTTCAGGTACGGGAGATTTTCCTCCACCGCTGTCAGAATGTCCTCATTTCGAAGATAGGCCGTGGTGATGATGGACAGAGCCGTTTCCAGCTCCGCCGCAATGTCCTTTTTGAAGTGGCTGGCTGTGAGCTTTACCCACCAGAACGGCAGGAGCATACAGCCCGCCGCCATGACAGGAACCAGAAAAAAGTTCGAGAGCATCACGGCGACCGACGCGCCCACGGCAAAGAACAGCAGGGACAAGGCACAGAGCATGGGAAAGCGCGCCGATCTGCCGCTGAGCTTTAGAATGGACTGCACCTCGGCGATTTCCCGGCGCAGATAGGATTTCTTTTTCCTGTGGGTGGTTTCATTGACCTCATCGCGAAGTGCTTTGGGCTGATCGGTCAGCCTGCCGAAGATGGCGGTTGTAAACGCCATGGGGGTCAGCCCCAGCAAAAGAAAAGAGCCTGCGATCATGCCGATGCAGGCGATTAACAGTACCGTTGTCATGCGGTTTGTTCCTCCTTTCGCAGAGCTTCAATGACCGCCTGGGGCATACCGTTTTCCAGAAGCCGCTTGGCGAGGCTGTCCGAGATGGTATTGACCTGCTCATGGTGCCCCTCAATGATGAATTTTCCGTCCTCCATGCGGTTTTCGGTGATGACATATTGAAACAGCGGGCGAAAACGCCTTGTGCCGTCCGGCAGAATCTCGCATTCCTGAATCTCCATCATGCGGCGCTGCTTGTTTTCCAGCTGCTTGCAGAACACCACAATGGGATAGGCTTCGGTGACATAGTCCATCAGGGTCGCATCGGACATATCCACGGCGCGCTTGCACAGGGACACCATGCGGCGGTAGGTGGCCTCACAGGAATTGGAGTGGATGGTGGTCAGCACCGCCACGCCGGTTCGGGCGGCCTCCTGCGCCGCGTTCGCCTCGGGCCCTCGCATCTCGCCCACCACGATGATGTCCGGGTTAAAGCGGAGCGCATAGTCTAAAAGGTTCGTCTGGTCGATGCGCTGGCGGTCATTGTCACTGTCACGGGTCAGGGTATGGATGACCGAATTGACCACTTTACCGTCCTTTTCTCTGACGAGAGCCAGCTCACGGGAGCCGTTTTCAATCGTATAGATACGCTTGTTGTCCGGTACAGTGGTCAGCACCCAGCCCGCCACGGTGGTTTTGCCGGAGCTGGTGGCTCCTGCTACACAGACCGAAATGCCGTAACGAATGCAGAGGGACAAAAAATCCAGCATGGAGTCTGTCGCCGTGCCGCTTTTAACAAAATCCTCTTTTTTCATGCTCTGCGGGTTGACGATACGGATGGAAGCCGCCACGCCCACATCCTCGTCCACAATGGGGCTTTTCAGTACGGCGATACGGATATTTTCACTGAGATGCCCCAGCACGATGGGACTGGCGTTATCCAGCACCATGCCGCTGATGTGGAGCATCCTGCGAATGACGTTGACGGCGTGCTGGGGACTTTCAAAGCGTTCCTCCAGCTTGACGGTGCGGCCATCCGAATACTGAACCTCAATGTCCCGCCACGAATTGATGTCGATTTCCTCAATCCCGGTGCCGAAGATGTATTTGGTCAGAAACCCGAACTCCGCCATTTCGGTGTAGAGGGCGTCCGTCAGTCTGTCGCCGCTCATGCCGCCCACAGAAATGCGGTTATCCTGCAGGAATTTCTGGATATACCGCTTCATCTGTACCTTGGCGTCCCCGCCGCCTTCGGTGAGGAGGGTGCTGTAATGCTCAGAGATGTACGCCTGCACCTCGGCAAGCACCATGGAGAAGTCCTTTCCCTCCGTTTCCGGGGTAAAGAACAGTCCATGCGCACGCAGCGTGCGGTTGTCACGCAACGGGGCGGCGTCCTGCTCATCCGGCGGATTCAAAATATCCACATCGGGACCGAACTGCAAGTTTGCAAATCTCTCGGCCGTGGATTCGGAGGCATTTTCAACTTCGGTGATAAGCTCCGGTTCTGTGGACAACGGATGATTTCCGCTTTCCACCGCAGATACCGGCGCGGTCTGAAACACCGACGCGTTTCT
The window above is part of the Novisyntrophococcus fermenticellae genome. Proteins encoded here:
- a CDS encoding type II/IV secretion system ATPase subunit: MVLAEVQAYISEHYSTLLTEGGGDAKVQMKRYIQKFLQDNRISVGGMSGDRLTDALYTEMAEFGFLTKYIFGTGIEEIDINSWRDIEVQYSDGRTVKLEERFESPQHAVNVIRRMLHISGMVLDNASPIVLGHLSENIRIAVLKSPIVDEDVGVAASIRIVNPQSMKKEDFVKSGTATDSMLDFLSLCIRYGISVCVAGATSSGKTTVAGWVLTTVPDNKRIYTIENGSRELALVREKDGKVVNSVIHTLTRDSDNDRQRIDQTNLLDYALRFNPDIIVVGEMRGPEANAAQEAARTGVAVLTTIHSNSCEATYRRMVSLCKRAVDMSDATLMDYVTEAYPIVVFCKQLENKQRRMMEIQECEILPDGTRRFRPLFQYVITENRMEDGKFIIEGHHEQVNTISDSLAKRLLENGMPQAVIEALRKEEQTA
- a CDS encoding type II secretion system F family protein, whose product is MTTVLLIACIGMIAGSFLLLGLTPMAFTTAIFGRLTDQPKALRDEVNETTHRKKKSYLRREIAEVQSILKLSGRSARFPMLCALSLLFFAVGASVAVMLSNFFLVPVMAAGCMLLPFWWVKLTASHFKKDIAAELETALSIITTAYLRNEDILTAVEENLPYLNPPVLSVFQGFVSRVRLVDPDVTAALHDVKESIDNAVFHEWCDALIACQHDRSLKTTLTPIVSKLSDMRVVNGELENMVFEPRKEFIVMVILVIGNIPLLYFLNQDWYHTLMHTPLGQVVLAICAAVIFVSTAFVIKLTQPIEYRR
- a CDS encoding secretion protein F; translated protein: MTIYLFLFGVLLSAGLFFIAADLLHLPTLATQKAMLSAGKQAKAKPKTTDALLRNAAVRLSRYIRMDEYKKSRMVNVLSAAGLSDSPELFTATAIVKAAAIGLCIIPCLIVLPLLAPIVLFASILVYFKEIRKADEALAAKRGKIEQELPRFVATVTQELKASRDVLSMLENFKKNAGEDFAAELDILTADMRSSSYEAALTRFEARFNSPMLSDITRGLIGVLRGDDNAVYFQMLSHDMKQLELQRLKAQAMKIPPKIRVFSFAMLMCFLMTYMAIIIYEIITSLGGMF
- a CDS encoding DUF4320 family protein — protein: MLKILRNKRGEGYIDVAVLVLCAMLVIALAVKVFPVYIQKQQLDTFATELIREAEIAGQVGGETSLREQLLREKTGLSPSVEWSETGRIQLNEEVTVTVTYQTNIGLFGGFGSFPITLRADAAGKSEVYWK
- a CDS encoding DUF3848 domain-containing protein, yielding MTEQEMMTLLRKKLDCGMAQYQKEWRQKPASELGELASEISAVKFVYGELSGGSYSAEYMEYLLRFENPLEVVADQWISEQNVDFSEELTHALWTLWDKGESEPEYALDPEYAPVSAEEVRITVREFIEAHPDASFDMMTPGGYVYLTPETAQLLLSGQSVKGNPGSSEFARDVPAEELLEQEICTADFSKSAWRVLSDHNPEPWQEQGPFEQGVTMC